A stretch of the Zonotrichia leucophrys gambelii isolate GWCS_2022_RI chromosome 22, RI_Zleu_2.0, whole genome shotgun sequence genome encodes the following:
- the PIWIL2 gene encoding piwi-like protein 2 isoform X1, producing MDPLRPFRPPRPFRPPRPGPGPGPGPAVPMARGLRGLADFSPRLPSPGPAQPRAAASPFPALFRGLGLEDRPLERPLGRGGSGDAKAAAPPGPVQRQKEEEKDKGAALAALPTRGQILWKGRGDALPTPPGRALPAVPAPCPPSPQPCPTPVPTPETPPAAARPALGTKAVAKGATIPLGLNFVKIHCQNEAVYQYHVTFSPEVECKAARFAILKEQHAVTGDVMAFDGSILFLPIQIPKVSLKAQNSSDGEEIIINIQMTKILEPSSDLCTPFYNVVFRRVMKILNMSLVGRHFFEPAQATTLQKYSLHIWPGYAVSIRRKDGGLFLMVDGIHKIIRSESVLSVMQTIHSQNQRTFQDECTKQLVGSVVMTRYNNRTYRVDDIDWDKTPKDTFTLASGQEISFVEYYSKTHGITIRELDQPLLVHKPKEKQTPEGRCQLKMVLLVPELTFLTGLSDLRKNSRMLKEVMWEMVQSPQQHYQRLTGLLRRIRDTPDASRELQRWGLVLDTDIYRTQGHVLPAERINLRHRSFLPAEELGWHREVTKEVPIAVISINSWLLIYPKRLQHLAKDLLASMRSSCGAMGMQVGQPSVQELRDDRIETYVRAIQSSLGSQDKVQLLLCIIPGGRDDVYGAIKKLCCVQSPVPSQVINAQSLMGHPGKIRSVVQKVLLQINCKLGGQLWGVDIPLKQLMVVGMDIHHSRSHGMRSVIGFVASMNHILTKWYSRVVFQMPHQEIADSLRLCLSQALKRFYELNHSLPMKIVVYRDGVSDPQLDTVLKYEVPQLQKSFHTFQNYQPSLVVVVVQKQLSTNFYCLTGEEFVSPPLGTVIDHGVTSSGREDFFLLAHHSRQGCSVPTRYICMWNTANLSSEHLQRLTFKLCHLYWNWPGTVRVPAPCKYAHKLAFLVGQVLHHEPSAHLCEQLFFL from the exons ATGGACCCGCTGCGGCCCTTCCGCCCGCCGCGGCCCttccgcccgccccggcccgggcccgggcccgggccTGGACCCGCCGTGCCCATGGCCAGGGGGCTCCGCGGCCTCGCCGACTTCTCCCCTCGCCTGCCCTCGCCCGGCCCCGCCCAGCCCCGAGCCGCGGCCTCGCCGTTCCCCGCGCTGTTCCGCGGGCTGGGCCTGGAGGACCGGCCTCTGGAGCGGCCCCTCG GCCGGGGCGGCTCTGGCGATGCGAAGGCAGCGGCTCCGCCCGGCCCCGTGCAGCggcagaaggaggaggagaaggacaaggGGGCAGCGCTGGCGGCGCTCCCCACGCGTGGGCA GATCCTGTGGAAAGGCAGAGGGGACGCGCTGCCCACCCCGCCTGGACGAGCCTTGCCCGCCGTGCCCGCCCCgtgcccacccagcccccagccctgcccgacGCCCGTGCCCACCCCGGAGAcccccccagctgctgccaggcc GGCCCTGGGGACCAAGGCGGTGGCCAAGGGAGCCACCATCCCCCTGGGGCTGAACTTTGTGAAGATCCACTGCCAGAACGAAGCTGTCTACCAGTACCACGTGACCTTCAG ccccgaggTGGAGTGCAAGGCTGCCCGCTTTGCCATACTGAAGGAGCAGCACGCCGTGACCGGCGACGTGATGGCCTTCGAtggctccatcctcttcctGCCCATCCAGATCCCCAAG GTCAGCCTGAAGGCTCAGAACAGCAGCGACGGGGAGGAGATCATCATCAACATCCAGATGACCAAAATCCTGGAGCCCAGCTCGGATCTCTGCACCCCCTTTTACAACGTGGTGTTCCGCAG GGTGATGAAAATCTTAAACATGAGCTTGGTTGGGAGACATTTCTTTGAGCCTGCCCAGGCCACCACCCTACAGAAATACAG cctCCACATCTGGCCAGGATACGCCGTCAGCATCCGGAGGAAGGACGGGGGGCTCTTCCTCATGGTGGACGGCATCCACAAGATCATCCGCAGCGAGTCCGTGCTGAGCGTGAT gcaaaccATCCACTCGCAGAACCAGAGGACGTTCCAGGACGAGTGCACCAAGCAGCTGGTGGGGAGCGTGGTCATGACTCGCTACAACAACCGCACCTACCGCGTGGACGACATCGACTGGGACAAGACCCCCAAGGACACCTTCACGCTGGCCAGCGGGCAGGAGATCAGCTTTGTGGAGTACTACAG CAAGACCCACGGGATCACCATCAGGGAACTGGACCAGCCCCTGCTCGTCCACAAGCCCAAGGAGAAGCAGACACCAGAGGGGAGG tgccagctgaagATGGTGCTGCTCGTGCCAGAGCTCACCTTCCTCACCGGCCTCTCCGACCTGCGCAAGAACAGTCGCATGCTGAAG GAGGTGATGTGGGAGATGGTGCAGAGTCCCCAGCAGCACTACCAGCGCCTCACCGGCCTCCTGCGCCGCATCCGCGACACGCCGGACGCTTCCCGGGAGCTGCAGCGCTGGGGGCTGGTGCTGGACACCGACATCTACAGG ACCCAGGGTCACGTCCTGCCCGCCGAGCGCATCAACCTCCGGCACCGCTCCTTCCTTCCCGccgaggagctgggctggcaccgCGAGGTGACGAAGGAGGTGCCCATCGCCGTG ATCTCCATCAATTCCTGGCTCCTGATCTATCCCAAGAGGCTCCAGCACCTGGCCAAGGACCTGCTGGCGtccatgaggagcagctgtggggccATGGGGATGCAGGTGGGGCAGCCCTCGGTGCAGGAGCTGCGCGATGATCGCATCGAGACCTACGTGAGGGCcatccagagctccctgggcagccag GACAaggtgcagctgctcctgtgcatCATCCCTGGTGGCAGGGACGACGTCTACGGGGCCATCAAGAAGCTTTGCtgtgtgcagagccctgtgccctcccag GTCATCAATGCCCAGTCCCTCATGGGCCACCCTGGCAAGATCAGGAGCGTGGTGCAGAAAGTTCTGCTGCAGATCAACTGCAAGCTGGGcgggcagctctggggggtTGATATCCCACTG AAGCAGCTGATGGTGGTGGGCATGGACATCCACCACAGCAGGAGCCACGGCATGCGCTCTGTCATCGGCTTCGTGGCCAGCATGAACCA caTCCTCACCAAGTGGTACTCCAGGGTGGTTTTCCAGATGCCCCACCAGGAAATCGCCGACAGCCTCCGGCTCTGCCTCTCCCAAGCCCTCAAACGATTCTacgag cTGAACCATTCCCTGCCCATGAAGATCGTGGTGTACCGGGATGGGGTGTCCGACCCTCAGCTGGACACTGTGCTCAAGTACGAGGTGCCCCAGCTCCAGAAGAGCTTCCACACCTTCCAAAATTACCAGCCCAGCCTCGTGGTCGTGGTGGTGCAGAAGCAGCTGAGCACAAACTTCTACTGCCTGACAGGAGAGGAgtttgtgtcccctcccctgggCACCGTCATCGACCACGGCGTCACCAGCTCGGGCAG GGAGGATTTCTTCCTGCTGGCCCATCACTCGCGGCAGGGCTGCAGCGTCCCCACGCGCTACATCTGCATGTGGAACACGGCCAACCTCAGCTCCGAGCACCTCCAGAG gttgACCTTCAAGCTGTGTCACCTCTACTGGAACTGGCCGGGCACCGTGCGTGTCCCTGCCCCCTGCAAGTACGCCCACAAGTTGGCATTCCTGGTGGGCCAGGTCCTGCACCACGAGCCCAGCGCCCACCTCTGCGAGCAGCTCTTCTTCCTTTAA
- the PIWIL2 gene encoding piwi-like protein 2 isoform X2 — protein sequence MDPLRPFRPPRPFRPPRPGPGPGPGPAVPMARGLRGLADFSPRLPSPGPAQPRAAASPFPALFRGLGLEDRPLERPLGRGGSGDAKAAAPPGPVQRQKEEEKDKGAALAALPTRGQILWKGRGDALPTPPGRALPAVPAPCPPSPQPCPTPVPTPETPPAAARPALGTKAVAKGATIPLGLNFVKIHCQNEAVYQYHVTFSPEVECKAARFAILKEQHAVTGDVMAFDGSILFLPIQIPKVSLKAQNSSDGEEIIINIQMTKILEPSSDLCTPFYNVVFRRVMKILNMSLVGRHFFEPAQATTLQKYSLHIWPGYAVSIRRKDGGLFLMVDGIHKIIRSESVLSVMQTIHSQNQRTFQDECTKQLVGSVVMTRYNNRTYRVDDIDWDKTPKDTFTLASGQEISFVEYYSKTHGITIRELDQPLLVHKPKEKQTPEGRCQLKMVLLVPELTFLTGLSDLRKNSRMLKEVMWEMVQSPQQHYQRLTGLLRRIRDTPDASRELQRWGLVLDTDIYRISINSWLLIYPKRLQHLAKDLLASMRSSCGAMGMQVGQPSVQELRDDRIETYVRAIQSSLGSQDKVQLLLCIIPGGRDDVYGAIKKLCCVQSPVPSQVINAQSLMGHPGKIRSVVQKVLLQINCKLGGQLWGVDIPLKQLMVVGMDIHHSRSHGMRSVIGFVASMNHILTKWYSRVVFQMPHQEIADSLRLCLSQALKRFYELNHSLPMKIVVYRDGVSDPQLDTVLKYEVPQLQKSFHTFQNYQPSLVVVVVQKQLSTNFYCLTGEEFVSPPLGTVIDHGVTSSGREDFFLLAHHSRQGCSVPTRYICMWNTANLSSEHLQRLTFKLCHLYWNWPGTVRVPAPCKYAHKLAFLVGQVLHHEPSAHLCEQLFFL from the exons ATGGACCCGCTGCGGCCCTTCCGCCCGCCGCGGCCCttccgcccgccccggcccgggcccgggcccgggccTGGACCCGCCGTGCCCATGGCCAGGGGGCTCCGCGGCCTCGCCGACTTCTCCCCTCGCCTGCCCTCGCCCGGCCCCGCCCAGCCCCGAGCCGCGGCCTCGCCGTTCCCCGCGCTGTTCCGCGGGCTGGGCCTGGAGGACCGGCCTCTGGAGCGGCCCCTCG GCCGGGGCGGCTCTGGCGATGCGAAGGCAGCGGCTCCGCCCGGCCCCGTGCAGCggcagaaggaggaggagaaggacaaggGGGCAGCGCTGGCGGCGCTCCCCACGCGTGGGCA GATCCTGTGGAAAGGCAGAGGGGACGCGCTGCCCACCCCGCCTGGACGAGCCTTGCCCGCCGTGCCCGCCCCgtgcccacccagcccccagccctgcccgacGCCCGTGCCCACCCCGGAGAcccccccagctgctgccaggcc GGCCCTGGGGACCAAGGCGGTGGCCAAGGGAGCCACCATCCCCCTGGGGCTGAACTTTGTGAAGATCCACTGCCAGAACGAAGCTGTCTACCAGTACCACGTGACCTTCAG ccccgaggTGGAGTGCAAGGCTGCCCGCTTTGCCATACTGAAGGAGCAGCACGCCGTGACCGGCGACGTGATGGCCTTCGAtggctccatcctcttcctGCCCATCCAGATCCCCAAG GTCAGCCTGAAGGCTCAGAACAGCAGCGACGGGGAGGAGATCATCATCAACATCCAGATGACCAAAATCCTGGAGCCCAGCTCGGATCTCTGCACCCCCTTTTACAACGTGGTGTTCCGCAG GGTGATGAAAATCTTAAACATGAGCTTGGTTGGGAGACATTTCTTTGAGCCTGCCCAGGCCACCACCCTACAGAAATACAG cctCCACATCTGGCCAGGATACGCCGTCAGCATCCGGAGGAAGGACGGGGGGCTCTTCCTCATGGTGGACGGCATCCACAAGATCATCCGCAGCGAGTCCGTGCTGAGCGTGAT gcaaaccATCCACTCGCAGAACCAGAGGACGTTCCAGGACGAGTGCACCAAGCAGCTGGTGGGGAGCGTGGTCATGACTCGCTACAACAACCGCACCTACCGCGTGGACGACATCGACTGGGACAAGACCCCCAAGGACACCTTCACGCTGGCCAGCGGGCAGGAGATCAGCTTTGTGGAGTACTACAG CAAGACCCACGGGATCACCATCAGGGAACTGGACCAGCCCCTGCTCGTCCACAAGCCCAAGGAGAAGCAGACACCAGAGGGGAGG tgccagctgaagATGGTGCTGCTCGTGCCAGAGCTCACCTTCCTCACCGGCCTCTCCGACCTGCGCAAGAACAGTCGCATGCTGAAG GAGGTGATGTGGGAGATGGTGCAGAGTCCCCAGCAGCACTACCAGCGCCTCACCGGCCTCCTGCGCCGCATCCGCGACACGCCGGACGCTTCCCGGGAGCTGCAGCGCTGGGGGCTGGTGCTGGACACCGACATCTACAGG ATCTCCATCAATTCCTGGCTCCTGATCTATCCCAAGAGGCTCCAGCACCTGGCCAAGGACCTGCTGGCGtccatgaggagcagctgtggggccATGGGGATGCAGGTGGGGCAGCCCTCGGTGCAGGAGCTGCGCGATGATCGCATCGAGACCTACGTGAGGGCcatccagagctccctgggcagccag GACAaggtgcagctgctcctgtgcatCATCCCTGGTGGCAGGGACGACGTCTACGGGGCCATCAAGAAGCTTTGCtgtgtgcagagccctgtgccctcccag GTCATCAATGCCCAGTCCCTCATGGGCCACCCTGGCAAGATCAGGAGCGTGGTGCAGAAAGTTCTGCTGCAGATCAACTGCAAGCTGGGcgggcagctctggggggtTGATATCCCACTG AAGCAGCTGATGGTGGTGGGCATGGACATCCACCACAGCAGGAGCCACGGCATGCGCTCTGTCATCGGCTTCGTGGCCAGCATGAACCA caTCCTCACCAAGTGGTACTCCAGGGTGGTTTTCCAGATGCCCCACCAGGAAATCGCCGACAGCCTCCGGCTCTGCCTCTCCCAAGCCCTCAAACGATTCTacgag cTGAACCATTCCCTGCCCATGAAGATCGTGGTGTACCGGGATGGGGTGTCCGACCCTCAGCTGGACACTGTGCTCAAGTACGAGGTGCCCCAGCTCCAGAAGAGCTTCCACACCTTCCAAAATTACCAGCCCAGCCTCGTGGTCGTGGTGGTGCAGAAGCAGCTGAGCACAAACTTCTACTGCCTGACAGGAGAGGAgtttgtgtcccctcccctgggCACCGTCATCGACCACGGCGTCACCAGCTCGGGCAG GGAGGATTTCTTCCTGCTGGCCCATCACTCGCGGCAGGGCTGCAGCGTCCCCACGCGCTACATCTGCATGTGGAACACGGCCAACCTCAGCTCCGAGCACCTCCAGAG gttgACCTTCAAGCTGTGTCACCTCTACTGGAACTGGCCGGGCACCGTGCGTGTCCCTGCCCCCTGCAAGTACGCCCACAAGTTGGCATTCCTGGTGGGCCAGGTCCTGCACCACGAGCCCAGCGCCCACCTCTGCGAGCAGCTCTTCTTCCTTTAA